The window ttgataactattgaaactaaaatgataactgataactgaactgatgctgaaactgaaactgaactgctaGCTGATAAACTGATAACTAAACAAGGAAGTAAAGATATGAATACTCACTcttctaaatgatgaacaacctatttaACTGATACACTACGCCCTTGggaccaatatatatatatgtgcacaagctacgacctcaagcccaagtatacgtatacataactatggcctcaggcccaaaaatgcataaagcataaactacggcctcaggcccaaacatgtataaagcataaactacggcctcaggaccaaatacaagtgttcaacattgAGGAATTCagaatcaggaactgagaatcatactgcaatacatgatactgaaacAATGAGccatactgagttacatgatactagaAAAGTGAATAGGATTAGACTGAGATGAGTATTCATAATAAGTTGATTTGTCATTActgaaactcatagaatatcgaatgattatgaaactatgtcatctagagaatagaagttctactacTATTCATGGAACCAAGGCATAATTACTTTTTGAGGAAACTAGTAATGGTCATAATGAATGGGACGTATGGAGAATCATAGACATTCCCAAACGTAAAaagttagccttacatacctcaCTTTCGCCtcttagtgatactacaatgatccacaatactaagaaccttcaatctataatagcaacatccaatggaacccaatattagtaacaaattccataacttaagccatttaggcatattatcaaatacCTTGTAGGCATAAATCTCTACTTCTCAGTACCATATAATTAGTTCATCTAACTACCACCATTCATCAATAATTTATTTCACCATCAtgattaaccaatttataacttccaaaatCACATATATggccatccatccacacccaaccaacaaagttccattaaataaacatctttcAATCTCTATAATAGTTGTATAatcaaattgggaacttatggcttccaatcaccataccaagagttccaatacttattcatactcatattcccttaataaatccatacatgtaagtctaagggtgtaagATTAccattttggaagaaatcttgcaaaaccctcctttgagttcttgaagaaatcccttgaagatctaagtattttatgtgtagatttcatcaatactcgTGTATAAATGATGGaattcacaccaagataatgggaattgcttaccttgaagatgtgaaggattggaggtcttgagagagtggaggaaaaccctaaaattctCTCAAATGAAGTGGGAAAAATAACCCCCAAAGgttttatatcaaaatagggtcgggttgaaaaaaaacaaagattTGCACAGCCGCGGCGCATGGGGAGATGCATGGTGTGGCGCGGTAATGAAAAATATATCTAGAAACGAAATTTAGAGGTGCTCTGTTAATCTACACAGCCGCGCTGCACGGGGTAacgcatggggcggcgcggtagtgtaaaattctgTGAGCCttttgtaatttggtcataacttctggtaggagtgtccaaatgatgaacggtttgaagcgttagaaactagactcaaatataTTTCTTTTGATATGTTGTGCATCAGATAAAACcttatataaatatagatatgctcgtgcaaagtttggtcttgtgcgtgctcatttggaattttagtctatcatgaaattttcaaacttgacttagacttaggcctctccttggaCCCTAAATCACTTATGATATGCCTCACACACTTATTATCATAACAAATTGATAACcatcacattaatactcatttaattcaTCCACAATTGATTCAAATTTacgggtgttacattatctcccccttgggatcattcatcctcgaatgattgtcctggATGCAACTACGACTATCTATGGAAATTAAACGGGTGAGATGGAGATATGAGAATACTAAATATCATGAATACATGTATATCAAACTGAACGAGCACATGATCACTAAATACTAAGCCGAGTAAATACTAAAGGACATGGAGATTATAATATAAGACCTGAATGGAAAGGTTAATTACCTTCtacattttcctttttctcttaaaAGAGATGGGGATATATGGACTTTATGTCCTCCTCGGCTTCCcatgtagcctcttcaacctttCTATTTCTCCAAagcacttttactgaagcaatTTCCTTAGTTTTGAGCTTGCGTATTTGAAAATCAAGAATAGacactggaatttcttcataagacaGGCTGTCTTTAACCCCTATAATCTCTGTTGGAACCACAAGTGACGGGTCTCCCATGaatttcttcaacatggacacatgaaacactgggtgtacAACAGCTAATTCttgtggcaattctaactcataagccacCTATCTGATTCTTCACATGATTCTATATGGACCAATATAGCGGGGACTAAGCAAACTAGAGAGCTTTGTATGGTGCCATCCTGATTCTATTCGAACCAACCAATTAgtgatctacaccttcgcccatacagAGCTTTGTATGGTGCCATCCTGATACTAGAGTGATAActtttattataagcaaactcaatgagAGGTAGATGATCGTCCCAATTACctttaaaatcaataacacacgccctcaacatatcctcaagagtcTGAATGGTGCGTTCCTCCTGGccatctgtctgaggatgaaaagtggTGCTAAGGTTCACCCTTGTGCCCAATCCCTTCTGAAAGGATTTCCAAAAGTTTACTGTGAACTGAGCACCACGATCTAAGATAATGGACAAAGGAGTCCCATGCAATCAGacaatttctttgatatacaacttggcataatcctcGGCCGAATTTGTAGTCTTCATTGGCAAGAAGTGAGCTGACTTGGTAAGtcggtctacaatcacccaaatcaaaTCATGCTTCCGGAACGAGCGAGGTAGACCTGTTatgaagtccatgtttatcatctcccatttccaaatGGGAATTTCTATATTCTGAGTTAAACCGCCAGGTCTCTGGTGTTCGGTtttcacctattgacaatttGGACACTTAGCTACGAAATCTGCTATATTCTTTTTCATATCGTTCCAGCAATAAACCTttttaagatcatgatacatctttgtggaacctgggtgaatagaatacctggaattgtgGGCTTCTAACATAATCTGCTCTCTGAGCCCATCTACGTCTGGAACGCATAGTCTACCTctgtacctcaaagtaccatcatctccccttTTTTCAAAAGTCATAGTCTTGTGTTTGTGAATTCCTCCTTCATCTGCAATAAGTAGGGATCATTGAACTGTTTTTCCTTTACTTCGGCTACTAAGAAGGTTTCAGCCCTGTTCTGGAGAACAACGCCACCGTCTTCGGAGTCCAAAAGTCGAACTCCTAGACTTGCTAAGTGGTGGACTTCCTTCATCATAGTTCGCTTGTCTGCCTCAACATGAGCTAAGTTTCCCATAGAACGCCGACTGAGAGTATCAGCAACAACATTTGCTTTCCCTAGATGATAGAGGATATCAACATCATAATTTTTAAGTAATTCGAGCCACCTTCTCTGACGTAGATTTAATTATCTTtacttgaagatgtactggagactcttgtgatctgtaaAAATGTCAACATGTACctcatacaaataatgacaccagATCTTAAGTGCAAATACCACAGGTGCTAATTCAAGATCATGAGTTGGATAATTATTCTCGTGAGCCTTGAGTTGTCTCGACGCGTAGGCTATGACTTTACCGTGCTGCATTAATACATACCCAAGACCAAcccctgaagcatcacaataaataaCAAACCCTTCAGTTCCTTCCGCTAGTGTCAGGACTGGAGCTGAAGTGAACCTCTTCTTTAACTCCTCAAAACTTTTCTCGCACGCGTCCGACCATTGAAACTTGACTTTCTTCTGAGTTAATCTAGTCAAAGGGGACGAgatagaagaaaatccctctacgaaACGCCTATAATAGCCTGCtagacccaagaaacttcttataTCTGATATTGAGGTGGGTCTAtgccaattcttcactgcctctattttctaAAAGTCCATCTTCACGCCTTCCCCTGAGATGACATGGCCCAAAAATGCTACTaatttcaaccagaattcacacttagaaaattttgcatatagctTGTGATCTTGAAGTGTCTACAACACAATTCTAAGATGTTCTGCATGGTCAGTCTCGCTACGggaataaatcaagatgtcatcaataaacacgataacgaacaaatcaagataaggcttgaagacctattcataaggtccatgaaagTTGCGGGTGCATTCGTTAAACTGAATGATATTACCAAAAATCCGAAATGCCCATATCGAAtcctaaaagctatttttggaatatcaaCTTCCTTaaccttcaactgatggtatctcGATCTGAGGTCAATCTTGGAATAACACTGGGCACCCTGAagtttgatcaaataaatcatctattATGGGaagagggtacttgttcttgatggtgactttattcaactgacGATAGTC of the Nicotiana tabacum cultivar K326 chromosome 7, ASM71507v2, whole genome shotgun sequence genome contains:
- the LOC107797664 gene encoding uncharacterized protein LOC107797664; translated protein: MRSRRRWAQRADYVRSPQFQVKTEHQRPGGLTQNIEIPIWKWEMINMDFITDRGAQFTVNFWKSFQKGLGTRVNLSTTFHPQTDGQEERTIQTLEDMLRACVIDFKELPQELAVVHPVFHVSMLKKFMGDPSLVVPTEIIGVKDSLSYEEIPVSILDFQIRKLKTKEIASVKVLWRNRKVEEATWEAEEDIKSIYPHLF